A section of the Leptospira semungkisensis genome encodes:
- a CDS encoding efflux RND transporter permease subunit, protein MIRSIIRFSAENKFLILVLAFALLVASYISMKKIPLDAIPDLSDTQVIIYSRWDRSPDIIEDQVTYPIITSLLGAPKVKVVRGFSDFGYSYVYVIFQDGTDIYWARSRVLEYISKIQSSLPSGVKLELGPDASAVGWVYQYAILDKTGENSLSDLRTYQDFHLKYLLNSVPGVSEVASIGGFKKQYQITIHPNALRSYNIDFETIVQKIRESNQETGGRLLEISGAEYMVRGRGYLSSLTDIENIPLVTDANGTPILLKNIASVQIGPDIRRGIVDLDGEGDVVSGTIVMRHGENALSVIDRVKEKIQGLKKSLPQGSELVTTYDRSELIEHAISNLKFKLVEEMLIVSLVILLFLWHFPSAIIPILTIPISVVIAFIPMYLADINANLMSLAGIAISIGVLVDGAIVEVENAYKKLEEWDSGGRVGDYHKIRLDALLEVGPSVFFSLLVIAVAFLPIFTLVDQEGRLFRPLAFSKNIAMFIAAILAVTLDPALRMLFTRMEPFQWKNKALSKLATTLFVGKYYPEEKHPISKILFKYYEPACRLVLQRPKQIILGSFVLVLLTIPVYFSLGSEFMPQLYEESLLYMPTTLPGISVAEAEKLMTVMDKRLKSFPEVKRVFGKAGRSETATDSAPLSMMETVILLKPQNEWRKADRFYSNWPRILQYPFLPFSSERLTKDELVEKMNSQMQFPGATNAWTMPIKTRIDMLSTGMRTPIGIKILGSSLDEIEKLGIQIEGLLKMDPEVRSVFAERTAGGYFLDLELRREKLARYNISVDTAQAIIVAAIGGEPITQTIEGRERFSVNLRYPRELRDSVDKIKAILVPTKEFGHIPIGEIANVQMKTGPSMIRDENGFLTGYVYVDPNTDDIGGFVDRAKKFVDSSVQMPVGYSLVWSGQYENILRVRERMLYVLPLTLFLIFFLLYFNTKSCAKTLIVLLAVPFSLIGAVSLLYVLDYNISIAVWVGMIALMGLDAETGVFMLLYLDLSYDKASQNGETNTREGRIEAIIHGAAHRIRPKIMTVLAAMMGLLPIMWSQSTGSDIMKRIAAPMVGGLFTSFILELLVYPPIYLLWKEGNLSFQSLLPGKFKKNLIEKPANFSAVQNFKDFIEEQEKINIKKPSRKKDKKSVKSELS, encoded by the coding sequence ATGATACGTTCCATCATTCGATTTTCCGCGGAGAATAAATTTCTAATCCTAGTGCTGGCATTCGCGTTACTTGTAGCCTCATATATCAGCATGAAAAAGATCCCGCTGGACGCTATCCCGGATCTTTCCGATACCCAAGTTATCATCTATTCTAGATGGGATCGAAGCCCCGACATCATAGAAGACCAAGTAACATATCCTATCATCACTTCTCTATTAGGAGCTCCTAAAGTAAAGGTGGTTAGAGGATTTTCAGATTTCGGTTACTCTTATGTGTATGTGATCTTTCAAGATGGCACAGATATATATTGGGCAAGATCCAGAGTATTGGAATATATTTCTAAGATCCAATCCTCTCTGCCTTCTGGAGTTAAATTAGAATTAGGTCCCGATGCAAGCGCAGTAGGATGGGTATATCAATACGCAATACTTGATAAGACGGGAGAAAATTCCTTATCCGATTTACGAACGTACCAGGATTTTCATCTGAAATATCTCTTAAATTCGGTTCCAGGTGTGTCCGAGGTGGCTAGCATCGGCGGATTTAAGAAGCAGTACCAGATCACGATACATCCGAATGCATTGCGTTCTTATAATATAGATTTTGAGACGATCGTGCAAAAGATCAGAGAAAGTAACCAAGAAACTGGGGGAAGGTTACTCGAGATCTCCGGAGCGGAATATATGGTACGAGGAAGAGGCTATCTCAGCTCCCTCACAGATATAGAAAATATTCCTCTGGTCACTGATGCAAATGGAACACCGATCCTTTTGAAAAACATAGCCTCCGTCCAAATTGGTCCTGATATCCGAAGAGGAATCGTGGATTTAGATGGAGAAGGAGATGTGGTCTCCGGCACTATCGTGATGAGACATGGAGAAAACGCTCTTTCTGTTATAGATCGAGTAAAAGAAAAAATACAAGGCCTAAAAAAGAGCCTGCCCCAGGGATCTGAGTTAGTTACCACCTATGATCGCTCCGAACTCATAGAACATGCGATCTCCAATCTAAAATTCAAATTAGTCGAAGAAATGCTCATAGTATCACTCGTGATCCTTCTTTTTCTTTGGCATTTCCCTTCTGCGATCATTCCTATCCTTACTATTCCCATCTCCGTCGTGATCGCATTCATTCCAATGTATTTGGCGGATATCAATGCGAACCTAATGTCTTTGGCGGGGATAGCTATTTCTATCGGGGTTCTTGTCGATGGGGCCATTGTGGAAGTGGAGAATGCGTATAAGAAATTAGAAGAATGGGATTCGGGAGGAAGAGTAGGCGACTATCATAAAATCAGATTGGATGCCTTATTAGAAGTCGGCCCTTCCGTATTCTTCTCCTTGCTTGTAATTGCAGTAGCATTCCTTCCCATATTTACCCTGGTTGATCAAGAGGGAAGGTTATTTCGTCCATTAGCTTTTTCTAAAAATATAGCGATGTTTATCGCGGCCATTCTAGCGGTTACCTTGGATCCGGCACTTAGAATGCTATTCACCAGAATGGAACCATTTCAATGGAAGAATAAGGCTCTATCTAAACTAGCTACGACTCTCTTCGTTGGAAAATATTATCCAGAAGAAAAGCATCCAATCAGTAAGATCCTATTCAAATACTATGAACCTGCTTGTCGCTTAGTCTTGCAGAGACCGAAACAGATCATACTCGGATCTTTCGTTCTAGTGCTTTTGACCATTCCAGTTTATTTTAGTCTTGGCTCCGAGTTCATGCCTCAACTCTACGAAGAATCTTTGCTGTATATGCCGACGACTCTACCAGGTATTTCCGTGGCAGAAGCAGAGAAGCTCATGACTGTTATGGACAAGAGGCTTAAGAGTTTTCCGGAAGTAAAACGTGTCTTTGGCAAAGCAGGACGTTCGGAGACTGCAACAGATTCGGCGCCTCTATCCATGATGGAAACAGTAATCCTTTTAAAACCTCAAAACGAGTGGAGAAAGGCAGATCGATTCTATTCGAACTGGCCAAGGATATTGCAATATCCATTTCTCCCGTTTAGTTCGGAGAGGCTTACAAAAGACGAACTAGTAGAAAAGATGAACTCCCAGATGCAATTTCCAGGAGCAACAAACGCGTGGACCATGCCGATCAAGACTCGGATCGATATGCTAAGCACTGGGATGAGAACTCCGATCGGCATCAAGATCCTGGGCTCTTCTTTGGACGAAATTGAAAAGTTAGGAATCCAAATAGAGGGTCTTCTCAAAATGGATCCAGAAGTACGGAGCGTGTTTGCAGAAAGAACTGCAGGAGGATACTTCTTAGACCTGGAATTGAGGAGAGAAAAATTAGCTCGTTACAATATCTCCGTCGATACTGCCCAAGCAATCATTGTCGCCGCAATCGGAGGAGAACCGATCACCCAAACCATAGAGGGTAGGGAGCGTTTCTCAGTCAATCTACGCTATCCAAGAGAACTCCGCGATTCAGTAGATAAGATCAAAGCAATTCTAGTTCCTACAAAAGAATTCGGTCATATTCCGATCGGAGAAATAGCGAATGTTCAAATGAAGACGGGACCTTCTATGATCCGGGATGAAAACGGCTTTTTGACCGGCTATGTATACGTAGATCCGAACACGGATGATATAGGAGGATTCGTAGACCGAGCTAAGAAATTCGTGGATTCCTCCGTTCAGATGCCTGTTGGATATTCCCTGGTATGGAGCGGACAGTACGAAAATATACTTCGTGTCAGAGAGAGAATGCTTTATGTATTACCGCTCACTCTCTTTCTGATCTTCTTCTTATTGTATTTCAATACGAAATCGTGTGCAAAAACCTTAATTGTACTACTTGCAGTTCCATTTTCTCTGATCGGCGCCGTGAGTTTATTGTACGTTCTGGACTACAATATCTCCATCGCTGTTTGGGTGGGAATGATAGCACTCATGGGTCTAGATGCAGAAACCGGAGTGTTCATGCTTCTCTATCTGGATCTCTCTTATGACAAAGCGTCCCAAAATGGAGAAACGAATACGAGAGAGGGAAGGATAGAAGCAATCATCCATGGCGCTGCACATAGGATCCGACCTAAGATCATGACCGTTCTTGCCGCAATGATGGGGCTTCTTCCTATTATGTGGTCCCAAAGCACAGGATCGGATATTATGAAACGAATCGCGGCTCCCATGGTAGGCGGGCTCTTTACCAGTTTTATCTTAGAATTGCTGGTCTATCCACCCATCTACCTTCTTTGGAAAGAAGGAAATCTTTCTTTCCAATCTCTTCTTCCGGGCAAATTTAAGAAAAACCTGATAGAGAAACCGGCAAATTTTTCCGCGGTGCAAAATTTCAAAGATTTTATAGAAGAGCAAGAAAAGATAAATATCAAGAAGCCGAGCCGAAAGAAAGATAAGAAATCCGTAAAATCCGAACTTTCATAA
- a CDS encoding efflux RND transporter periplasmic adaptor subunit, which translates to MQRTKISKTFFLLSCLLVFLLVFACGKAKEVYYCPMHPTYTSDKPGTCPICNMDLVKKDEHSNHTNQAPIAPQSEFTSKEMSESSEDLSLSYEKQQSIGIKTETVSIRNLTKEFRAYSNVAYDPELYTALTEYKESVRSSAALAEFGSGLNIRNLQLRLQQLGLSQEQIRVWTSGQRDPSELILGGKGGRAHIYSQIYESDLSFAKPGLSISFKTDAFPDKEFKGKVKSIDTILDKNTRTLRLRSEVSDPSYLLKPQMFGEILVQMEIPKVLSIPSSAILDTGTRKIVYTQIGPDKFRAVEVKVGRAIGSWTEIKSGLKEEERVVIESTFLLDSEARIRFGSKTHSH; encoded by the coding sequence ATGCAGCGGACTAAGATCTCCAAAACCTTCTTTTTACTTTCCTGCCTTTTGGTCTTCCTACTGGTATTTGCCTGCGGAAAGGCCAAGGAGGTTTACTATTGTCCGATGCATCCTACATATACTTCGGACAAACCGGGCACTTGTCCTATCTGCAACATGGATCTAGTCAAGAAGGATGAGCATTCCAATCATACAAATCAAGCACCGATAGCGCCTCAATCCGAGTTCACTTCCAAAGAAATGTCTGAATCTAGCGAAGATCTTTCTCTTTCCTACGAGAAGCAACAGTCGATTGGGATCAAAACGGAAACTGTCTCTATCCGAAACTTAACTAAGGAATTCAGAGCCTATTCGAATGTAGCCTATGATCCGGAACTTTATACCGCGCTTACGGAATACAAGGAGTCTGTTCGTTCTTCGGCGGCTCTTGCAGAATTCGGTTCGGGATTGAATATTAGAAATTTGCAATTGAGATTGCAGCAACTTGGACTTTCCCAAGAACAGATCCGAGTCTGGACATCCGGACAAAGAGATCCTTCCGAGCTGATCTTAGGCGGCAAGGGGGGAAGGGCCCATATCTACTCCCAGATCTATGAGTCGGATCTTTCCTTCGCAAAGCCAGGACTATCTATCTCTTTCAAAACGGATGCATTTCCCGACAAAGAATTTAAAGGAAAAGTAAAAAGCATCGATACGATCTTAGATAAAAACACTAGAACTCTTAGATTAAGAAGCGAAGTTTCTGATCCTTCTTATCTTTTAAAGCCTCAAATGTTTGGAGAAATTCTAGTTCAAATGGAAATTCCAAAGGTCTTGAGCATTCCAAGTTCTGCCATCTTAGATACGGGAACAAGAAAGATCGTCTATACTCAAATCGGACCGGATAAATTCAGAGCCGTTGAAGTCAAGGTCGGCAGAGCGATAGGCTCTTGGACTGAGATCAAATCGGGCTTAAAAGAAGAAGAAAGAGTCGTTATAGAATCTACCTTCTTGCTAGATTCGGAAGCTAGGATCAGATTCGGATCCAAAACACATTCACACTGA
- a CDS encoding LIC13259/LIC11441 family protein, which translates to MKSFALTSIFFSVLISSSVFAHEGKESFVLKEVARIHTEIFEERSGTIDTKKLEQLLQENADSKKAQEHFKKAFAFVIELGKAKDLSQKRDLFYKISTELETILGHHDKSGVSSFYCPMLRKKWLASGKTIRNPYDSGMKNCGEISHAAD; encoded by the coding sequence ATGAAATCATTCGCCCTAACATCTATATTCTTTTCTGTCCTAATTTCTTCTTCCGTATTTGCACATGAGGGAAAAGAAAGCTTCGTATTAAAGGAAGTAGCTAGAATACATACTGAGATCTTTGAAGAAAGATCAGGAACAATCGACACTAAGAAATTGGAACAACTGCTTCAAGAAAATGCGGACTCCAAGAAAGCCCAGGAACACTTTAAGAAGGCTTTCGCATTTGTGATCGAACTGGGAAAGGCAAAAGATCTGTCTCAAAAGAGAGATTTATTTTATAAGATCTCGACAGAACTTGAAACGATCTTAGGCCACCATGATAAGTCTGGAGTTTCTTCCTTCTATTGTCCTATGCTCAGGAAGAAGTGGCTCGCATCCGGCAAAACGATCCGAAATCCATACGATTCCGGAATGAAAAACTGCGGAGAGATCTCTCATGCAGCGGACTAA
- a CDS encoding flagellin encodes MIINHNISALRTNNVLKTVNHELDKTTEKLSTGMRINRAGDDALGFSVSERMRTQIRGIAQAERNVMDGVSFIQVTEGNLEQVNNILQRLRELSIQTSNGIYSDDDRKLVQLEVDQLIEEVDRLGKTAEFNKIRPLSGSYSKDSKNPIQLHVGPNQNEKLEIFVDAMNAGALQLESNGKKQTLSTPASSNAMIGILDNAIQKVNKQRSDLGAYYNRLEITAEGLQANYINMVSAESRVRDADMAEHIVDFTKNQILTKSGVAMLAQANMRPEQVVKLLSERFG; translated from the coding sequence ATGATTATCAATCACAACATCAGCGCTCTTCGTACGAATAACGTACTGAAGACTGTCAATCACGAGCTGGACAAGACTACCGAAAAGCTTTCTACCGGAATGAGGATCAATCGTGCCGGTGACGATGCATTGGGTTTCTCAGTCTCCGAGAGAATGCGTACCCAAATTCGTGGAATTGCCCAAGCTGAAAGAAACGTAATGGACGGAGTGTCCTTTATCCAGGTGACCGAAGGAAATCTGGAACAGGTGAATAATATTCTCCAAAGACTTAGAGAACTCTCCATCCAAACTTCCAACGGAATCTATTCCGACGACGATCGCAAACTAGTGCAATTGGAAGTAGACCAGCTCATCGAAGAAGTGGACCGTTTGGGTAAAACCGCCGAGTTCAATAAGATTCGTCCATTGAGCGGCTCCTACTCCAAGGATTCTAAGAATCCGATCCAACTGCATGTGGGACCGAATCAAAACGAGAAGCTGGAAATCTTCGTGGATGCTATGAATGCAGGAGCTCTTCAATTGGAGAGTAACGGCAAGAAGCAGACACTTTCGACTCCTGCCTCTTCGAATGCGATGATCGGGATCCTAGATAACGCGATCCAAAAGGTGAATAAACAAAGATCCGATTTAGGAGCTTATTATAACCGATTGGAGATCACTGCGGAAGGATTGCAGGCCAATTATATCAATATGGTCTCTGCAGAAAGTCGTGTAAGGGACGCAGATATGGCGGAACATATCGTGGACTTTACTAAGAATCAGATCTTGACCAAGAGCGGAGTTGCAATGCTTGCCCAGGCAAACATGAGACCGGAGCAAGTGGTCAAGCTTTTGAGTGAAAGATTCGGATAA
- a CDS encoding peptide MFS transporter → MEVQSQGSIKHPKGLFVLFFVEMWERFSFYGMRALLVLFLTKSWLMQDQEANRIYGVYNGFVYLTPILGGFLADRFLGYRRSIFIGATLMMFGHLSLALDQVSTFYLGLGLLILGNGFFKPCISTVVGRIYELEGKPDLKDSGFTIFYFGINTGAVLGTWACANLAEYKGWHYGFGVAALGMLIGLIIFGILGRRVDANAFAPTEIRKEDSSDSQEDKIKNRERIYAILVFSAVTITFWASFEQMGSSLNLIIDRYVDRNILGWEIPAANYQSLNPIFVMSLALIVSWMWKKFEEAGRHVSTITKFCFGLTILGSGYLILSFATSHNAEKFSSIWIILAILLHTIGELFVSPVGLSLVTKLAPNKIASMMMGIWFLATFFAHILAGELAGMMGGRESLSGFFLIFFLLPCAASFGLFLFRKKLESWMHGIK, encoded by the coding sequence ATGGAAGTCCAGAGCCAAGGGTCAATAAAACATCCGAAAGGTCTTTTTGTTCTATTCTTCGTAGAGATGTGGGAAAGGTTTTCCTTCTATGGAATGAGAGCCTTGCTCGTCTTATTCCTCACTAAGTCTTGGCTCATGCAGGACCAGGAAGCGAATCGGATCTACGGAGTATATAACGGATTCGTGTATTTAACTCCCATCCTGGGAGGATTTCTTGCAGATCGCTTTCTAGGATACCGCCGTTCTATTTTCATAGGCGCAACGCTCATGATGTTCGGTCATCTCTCCCTGGCATTGGATCAAGTCTCTACTTTCTACTTAGGACTTGGACTTTTAATCTTAGGGAACGGATTCTTTAAGCCATGTATCTCTACAGTCGTCGGAAGGATCTACGAATTAGAAGGAAAGCCGGATCTAAAGGATTCTGGATTTACGATTTTCTATTTCGGGATCAATACCGGAGCAGTGCTCGGGACCTGGGCCTGCGCCAATCTTGCGGAATACAAGGGCTGGCATTACGGATTCGGAGTGGCAGCACTCGGAATGCTCATTGGGCTCATCATCTTTGGGATTTTGGGAAGAAGGGTGGACGCAAACGCTTTCGCTCCGACTGAGATCCGAAAAGAAGACTCAAGCGATTCCCAAGAAGACAAGATCAAGAATAGAGAAAGGATCTATGCAATCCTAGTCTTCTCTGCAGTCACAATTACTTTCTGGGCGTCATTCGAGCAAATGGGATCTTCCCTCAATCTGATCATAGACAGATATGTAGATAGAAACATACTCGGATGGGAAATCCCCGCTGCAAATTACCAATCTCTAAATCCAATTTTCGTAATGAGCTTGGCTTTGATTGTTTCCTGGATGTGGAAGAAATTCGAAGAAGCAGGGCGACATGTTTCCACAATCACTAAATTCTGTTTCGGTCTAACGATCCTAGGCAGCGGATATTTGATCTTGAGTTTTGCCACTTCTCACAATGCGGAGAAGTTTTCTTCTATTTGGATCATTCTTGCGATCCTACTCCATACGATAGGAGAATTATTCGTGTCTCCGGTAGGTCTCTCCTTAGTTACAAAACTCGCTCCGAATAAGATCGCTTCCATGATGATGGGAATCTGGTTCTTGGCCACGTTCTTCGCACATATCCTAGCGGGCGAACTTGCAGGAATGATGGGAGGAAGGGAATCTTTATCTGGATTTTTTCTCATCTTCTTCTTATTGCCATGCGCCGCTTCTTTCGGACTTTTCTTATTTAGAAAAAAACTAGAAAGCTGGATGCACGGGATTAAATGA
- a CDS encoding LON peptidase substrate-binding domain-containing protein: protein MSRTTIPIFPLPEVILFPGTFLPLHIFEPRYRMMLDYCSESGEEMAIAPIKMDLFDPKNPHPEIETIFGWGSIVRRDPLPDGRSNILLEGKGIAKLESYETMDPFRIGVVEKVEPDSKYIEDKLFVETFDRILYLTKRILLSEGAKEDLILRMNDLWNHPFPVDFISSILNFNFKQKQEILAHPDQIAKAQLLANIVEEMNLGE from the coding sequence GTGTCAAGAACTACAATTCCTATCTTCCCTCTGCCAGAAGTGATACTATTTCCGGGGACCTTTCTTCCTCTACATATATTCGAGCCTCGCTATAGAATGATGTTGGATTATTGTTCCGAATCGGGAGAAGAGATGGCGATCGCTCCGATCAAAATGGATCTTTTTGATCCTAAGAATCCTCATCCTGAAATAGAAACCATCTTTGGCTGGGGAAGTATTGTACGAAGAGACCCTCTCCCGGACGGAAGATCTAATATATTGTTAGAAGGCAAAGGGATCGCTAAGCTAGAATCCTACGAGACAATGGATCCATTTCGAATTGGGGTCGTGGAAAAAGTGGAGCCAGATTCTAAATATATCGAAGACAAATTATTCGTAGAGACATTCGATCGAATTCTATATCTCACAAAGAGAATCCTGCTTTCAGAAGGTGCCAAGGAAGATTTGATTCTTCGAATGAACGATCTATGGAATCATCCGTTTCCGGTGGATTTTATTTCTTCTATTCTAAACTTCAATTTTAAACAGAAGCAGGAGATCCTGGCGCATCCGGATCAAATTGCGAAAGCACAATTACTCGCGAATATTGTGGAAGAGATGAATCTGGGAGAATGA
- a CDS encoding C40 family peptidase, giving the protein MRILLTLLLFLVVQFSLHADPFEDLLKSDWNQSQTLLIKNSVFQRLGRRANEKDVLKITKNVIPWAILEGVTPEKTADLIVNLDYAVKQGLVFEEAEDAIPVMSKRDLTKEDFSYIGLYFKETKKANIREEVRNRFVEAALEKNWDGLSILAGGRALIAGKLVDFPQNRLATKILSSLPAKGRTVAFEKLETGFKNSLDSKLEGGSYILLSNLKKLHAGEKGSEPKNLGNARAIESSLDEVGGIVIGERPKFEPLPDAPLVPNLPEVGEPTDYDTPTKEGWETLSSSALGKVAREWVGTPYKWANASKTGTDCSGFTYRVLTDGRIGVPEKMVSRASSAQTKMGIGVTHAEMRAGDLIFFSASPNQSKVTHVGMVLSKEEFAHASSSRGVVIDKVAMKWWIDRFVLSRRMFKKVID; this is encoded by the coding sequence ATGAGGATCCTACTTACCCTTCTTCTTTTCTTAGTGGTTCAGTTCTCTTTGCACGCGGATCCATTCGAGGATCTTCTAAAAAGCGATTGGAACCAGTCCCAAACACTTCTGATCAAGAACTCCGTTTTTCAAAGATTGGGAAGAAGGGCAAACGAAAAGGACGTTCTAAAGATCACTAAGAATGTAATCCCTTGGGCCATCTTAGAAGGAGTCACTCCCGAGAAAACTGCGGATCTGATCGTAAATTTGGATTATGCAGTAAAACAAGGTCTCGTATTCGAAGAGGCAGAAGACGCAATCCCGGTCATGTCCAAGAGAGATCTCACCAAAGAGGATTTCAGTTATATAGGACTCTACTTCAAAGAAACCAAAAAGGCAAATATCAGAGAAGAGGTCAGGAATCGATTTGTAGAAGCTGCTCTCGAAAAAAATTGGGACGGTCTTTCTATTCTTGCCGGAGGAAGAGCACTTATCGCAGGAAAGCTAGTGGATTTTCCACAGAACAGATTGGCTACGAAGATACTTTCTTCTCTTCCTGCTAAAGGAAGGACAGTTGCTTTCGAGAAATTAGAAACTGGTTTTAAGAATTCGTTAGATTCAAAATTAGAAGGAGGATCGTATATCCTTCTTTCTAATTTAAAAAAATTGCATGCAGGAGAAAAGGGAAGCGAGCCCAAAAATCTAGGAAACGCTCGCGCAATCGAATCTTCTCTGGATGAAGTGGGTGGCATCGTTATCGGAGAAAGACCTAAATTCGAGCCTTTACCTGACGCTCCCTTGGTCCCGAACCTTCCCGAAGTAGGAGAGCCTACTGATTACGATACACCTACAAAAGAAGGATGGGAGACTCTTTCTTCTTCAGCTCTTGGAAAGGTAGCAAGAGAATGGGTAGGAACTCCATATAAATGGGCAAATGCCTCTAAGACAGGAACAGACTGTTCCGGATTTACATACAGAGTTCTTACAGACGGAAGAATTGGAGTCCCGGAAAAAATGGTATCCAGAGCCTCAAGTGCCCAAACTAAGATGGGAATCGGTGTGACCCACGCAGAAATGAGAGCAGGAGATCTGATCTTCTTTTCTGCCTCACCGAATCAGTCCAAAGTCACTCACGTTGGAATGGTACTCTCCAAAGAAGAATTTGCTCATGCGTCTTCTTCTCGTGGAGTAGTGATCGATAAGGTCGCAATGAAATGGTGGATCGATCGATTTGTGCTTTCTAGAAGAATGTTTAAGAAGGTAATTGATTGA
- the rfaE1 gene encoding D-glycero-beta-D-manno-heptose-7-phosphate kinase: MYYLDKSRYLDAASRLGKTKIIVIGDLILDEYLIGEVNRISPEAPVPVVWVRNEKTTLGGAGNVVKNFSRLGVKSFVLGRAGNDPTANVLEELLLAENTSSDKNKILRSELVPTILKTRVIAGHQQVCRIDREETHPLSKEEEKELIRVFSERIQEADAVVLSDYDKGTLTSSLIREIIDLAVKHNKIVTVDPQVSHFFQYDKATVMTPNHHEAGKALGQKLESDQQVEIAAKEIAEKLHSPSMMITRGEKGMSLYLSSEGKTFHIPTVAKEVFDVTGAGDTVISVYTAFLAAGLNELESAIVSNAAAGVVVGKLGAETVSPEELLEALEKRGSFRP, translated from the coding sequence TTGTATTATTTAGATAAAAGCAGATATTTAGACGCCGCCTCCCGATTGGGAAAAACAAAGATCATAGTGATCGGAGATCTGATCCTAGACGAGTATTTGATCGGAGAAGTGAATCGCATCTCTCCCGAAGCTCCAGTTCCTGTGGTCTGGGTCCGAAATGAAAAAACCACTTTGGGCGGTGCTGGCAATGTGGTAAAAAATTTTTCCAGATTGGGAGTGAAATCCTTCGTACTGGGAAGGGCTGGAAACGACCCAACTGCGAATGTGCTCGAAGAACTTCTTCTCGCAGAAAATACTTCTTCGGATAAGAACAAGATACTTCGTTCCGAATTAGTTCCCACCATTTTGAAAACCAGAGTGATCGCAGGACACCAGCAAGTTTGCAGGATCGATAGAGAAGAAACTCATCCTCTCAGCAAAGAAGAAGAAAAGGAACTCATCCGAGTCTTTTCGGAAAGAATTCAAGAAGCGGATGCTGTGGTTCTTTCCGATTACGATAAAGGAACTCTGACTTCTAGCCTAATCCGAGAGATCATAGACCTTGCAGTAAAACATAATAAGATCGTAACAGTAGATCCTCAGGTCTCTCATTTCTTCCAATATGATAAGGCTACAGTCATGACGCCCAACCACCATGAAGCGGGGAAGGCTCTTGGCCAAAAATTAGAGTCCGACCAACAAGTGGAAATCGCAGCCAAAGAGATCGCAGAGAAATTGCATTCTCCTTCTATGATGATCACTCGCGGAGAAAAGGGAATGAGCCTATATCTTTCTTCCGAAGGTAAAACATTCCATATTCCTACGGTCGCAAAGGAAGTATTCGATGTAACCGGTGCGGGAGACACTGTAATCTCCGTATATACCGCCTTTCTTGCAGCGGGTCTGAATGAATTAGAATCTGCGATCGTTTCCAATGCAGCGGCTGGAGTAGTCGTAGGAAAACTAGGAGCCGAAACAGTCTCACCGGAAGAGCTCTTAGAAGCCTTGGAAAAACGAGGAAGTTTCCGCCCGTGA
- a CDS encoding cob(I)yrinic acid a,c-diamide adenosyltransferase, producing MKIYTKKGDSGTTSLASGSRVSKSDKRVELYGTADELNSSIGVALSFLKEDSAIRPGLENIQNLLFELGSELAGYKKKDDSSCILEEDILALEKEIDSWQESLVPLKNFILPGGSEGASFLHISRTLARRLERDLVRYKEEGNEVFSENLRFLNRLSDYLFVAARFANFESKIAEPQWKSRAKGQ from the coding sequence ATGAAAATCTATACTAAAAAAGGGGATTCTGGGACAACATCCCTTGCCTCCGGCTCCAGAGTCTCGAAGTCCGATAAACGGGTAGAGCTCTACGGAACGGCAGACGAATTGAATTCGTCTATCGGTGTGGCGCTTTCTTTTCTGAAAGAGGACTCAGCAATTCGCCCTGGCCTGGAGAATATTCAAAATTTATTATTCGAATTGGGATCGGAATTAGCAGGATACAAAAAGAAGGACGATAGTTCCTGTATTTTAGAAGAAGACATACTTGCTTTAGAGAAAGAGATAGATTCTTGGCAAGAATCCCTGGTCCCCTTAAAGAATTTCATTTTGCCGGGAGGCTCAGAAGGAGCCTCATTCCTACATATATCTAGGACCCTGGCCAGAAGATTAGAAAGAGATTTGGTGCGCTATAAGGAAGAAGGAAATGAGGTCTTCTCGGAAAACCTTCGTTTCTTGAACAGACTTTCCGATTATTTGTTTGTAGCGGCAAGATTTGCCAATTTCGAATCTAAAATTGCGGAGCCTCAATGGAAGTCCAGAGCCAAGGGTCAATAA